One stretch of Comamonas testosteroni DNA includes these proteins:
- a CDS encoding B3/4 domain-containing protein encodes MISQFCYSGDLIKEHNELHSMILFISGMSINAVVNSSIKKNIDEARRLLLEFGSESKIESIQKWRMAYRKLHTDPTKFRMAAESILRRLRTRGDFTEDLHPLVALCNSFSARYAIPVAALDASRIEGRLRVCLASGKSQYSGFDGSCAIVPAGEVTFEDDAGRAHARRWSHKQSSYSAISTDTKEVIIVAEALHCNAKNDLLKILDELNRDLLMHWSNVKTVGNILSGKDLARGIFYPFALHVHPT; translated from the coding sequence ATGATTAGCCAATTCTGCTACTCAGGAGATTTGATTAAGGAGCACAATGAACTTCATTCAATGATTCTATTCATTAGCGGTATGTCAATTAATGCCGTCGTGAATTCAAGCATAAAGAAAAATATAGATGAGGCTCGCAGATTGCTTTTGGAGTTTGGCTCTGAAAGTAAGATTGAGTCGATTCAGAAGTGGCGAATGGCATACCGTAAGCTTCACACTGATCCGACAAAATTTCGTATGGCAGCTGAGTCGATTCTTCGAAGATTACGCACTAGGGGAGATTTCACGGAGGACCTGCATCCATTAGTTGCACTCTGCAATTCATTCTCGGCGCGATATGCAATACCTGTGGCGGCACTAGATGCATCACGTATTGAAGGAAGATTACGCGTGTGTTTGGCATCCGGGAAAAGTCAATATTCAGGCTTTGATGGTTCATGTGCAATAGTGCCTGCTGGTGAGGTGACATTTGAGGATGACGCTGGACGCGCACATGCAAGGAGATGGTCGCACAAGCAAAGCAGTTATTCAGCGATAAGCACAGATACAAAGGAAGTAATTATTGTTGCAGAGGCACTGCATTGCAATGCAAAAAATGATCTTTTGAAGATTTTAGACGAACTAAATCGCGATCTTCTTATGCATTGGTCCAATGTGAAAACAGTTGGGAACATTCTTTCGGGAAAGGATCTTGCAAGGGGGATCTTTTATCCTTTTGCACTGCATGTCCACCCCACTTAA
- a CDS encoding chorismate mutase, producing the protein MQRKLNEIRNSIDAIDDQVVPLLAKRIGLALEASRYKHTVAEVRGCNRVKIVLDSVAERARKVDGNVDAIVDIYAFIIQKLTEMQLQEKGMIQK; encoded by the coding sequence ATGCAAAGAAAGTTGAATGAAATTCGTAATTCCATAGATGCCATAGACGATCAGGTCGTACCATTGCTCGCAAAACGCATTGGTTTAGCTCTAGAAGCTTCGCGCTATAAGCATACGGTAGCCGAGGTTCGCGGTTGTAATCGGGTAAAGATCGTTCTGGATTCTGTAGCAGAGCGGGCCCGCAAAGTTGACGGGAATGTTGACGCCATTGTTGATATATATGCTTTTATTATTCAGAAACTAACGGAGATGCAGCTTCAAGAGAAAGGAATGATTCAAAAATGA
- a CDS encoding flavodoxin family protein — MKLNEDLSLHFVIIAGSERSDGNTDQITHYTSDFLADQHCSIDIIYLRDYHIKPCGACGECNIRTQPCEIADDMPSIIKRIQQADAVIYAAPVHGYGLAHPMQIFIERAGVGYLRFERPLANKVAGAVVMGRRYAHEAVYHQLINNILLNRMILVGSGYPTVIHGGAPGSGMRDVEGLASLNAHILRMIGMARLLKNTPQQLLQTYLHAETVNERAA; from the coding sequence ATGAAACTAAATGAAGATTTGTCACTTCATTTTGTTATTATTGCAGGATCTGAAAGATCTGATGGTAATACAGATCAAATTACTCACTACACCAGCGACTTTTTAGCGGATCAACACTGTTCAATAGACATAATTTATCTGAGGGACTACCACATAAAGCCATGTGGAGCTTGCGGCGAATGCAATATTCGCACGCAGCCTTGCGAGATTGCTGATGACATGCCATCAATTATTAAACGCATACAACAGGCAGATGCTGTTATATATGCTGCCCCAGTTCATGGATATGGTTTGGCTCATCCGATGCAGATTTTTATAGAGCGTGCAGGTGTTGGTTACTTACGTTTCGAGCGACCACTGGCAAACAAGGTCGCTGGTGCTGTCGTTATGGGGCGGCGTTATGCACATGAGGCTGTTTACCACCAGCTAATAAATAATATTCTACTCAATCGAATGATCCTTGTAGGAAGCGGCTATCCTACTGTCATACATGGTGGGGCACCCGGATCAGGGATGCGGGATGTAGAAGGTCTAGCGTCACTAAACGCTCATATTTTGCGCATGATCGGAATGGCGCGACTACTGAAAAACACTCCGCAACAGTTACTTCAGACTTACCTCCACGCAGAGACTGTAAACGAGCGTGCTGCTTAA
- a CDS encoding UbiD family decarboxylase, with product MLKSPISMRDALFNLRKNGEKVIEIESALDPHLGIAEHYRRRFATSPAVQRSGEEPIVIYKPAGFNFPVLMGMFGSRRRNEYLLGAQPEQGVHHLAKCFSSPIQPIWISNAPCHEHRAEKNLNALPILTTTSKDAGPYLTSGVVCAGSPEMGFYNVSIHRMRLVDSRHLTIWMLPGRDLETLYHQAVSEGRPLPVSINIGVPPALYITSSLSKPFVKPGSGELEAAGAILQQPLAITRCITSETFCIAESEIVIEGFIRGEMAEEFSDPLCRYGMPEFLGYMGKAQAALPLIEVSGVFHRSDAIYQTLLGPGKEQAEMLALQTEAGVLKNLKQLFKGDIEILDVHYLAPGGGQLMVALRVRKIYECEKLLASIRDSVIACHALTKVVIMVDEDTDIHSPEDLLWAFATRFQPSRDLHIQGRSKGFPLDPSQSMGYLDPHAPITDKYLIDLTVPIQMRSAFMRV from the coding sequence ATGCTGAAATCACCTATTTCAATGAGAGATGCACTATTCAATCTGCGGAAAAATGGTGAGAAAGTGATTGAAATTGAAAGTGCCTTGGATCCGCATTTGGGGATTGCAGAGCATTACCGAAGAAGATTCGCAACATCACCAGCTGTTCAGCGTAGTGGTGAGGAGCCAATCGTTATTTATAAGCCGGCAGGGTTTAATTTTCCTGTTTTAATGGGGATGTTTGGCTCTCGTAGAAGAAATGAATATCTGCTTGGAGCTCAACCCGAGCAGGGAGTGCATCACTTAGCCAAATGCTTCTCATCTCCTATTCAGCCCATTTGGATTTCAAATGCACCTTGTCATGAACATCGGGCAGAAAAAAATCTCAATGCGCTACCTATTTTGACTACAACATCAAAGGATGCTGGCCCCTATTTGACATCAGGCGTGGTATGCGCGGGTAGTCCAGAAATGGGTTTTTACAATGTGTCTATTCATCGAATGCGTTTAGTGGATAGTCGGCACTTAACAATATGGATGCTTCCGGGGCGAGATCTTGAAACCCTATACCACCAAGCTGTTTCCGAAGGGCGTCCTCTACCTGTATCAATAAATATTGGAGTCCCTCCTGCCTTATATATTACATCCTCACTTAGTAAACCATTCGTCAAGCCAGGCTCGGGAGAGTTGGAAGCGGCTGGTGCAATATTGCAGCAGCCACTTGCAATAACACGATGCATTACATCTGAAACTTTTTGCATCGCGGAAAGTGAAATCGTTATAGAGGGTTTCATTAGAGGTGAGATGGCAGAGGAGTTCTCAGATCCATTATGCCGTTATGGCATGCCCGAGTTTCTGGGATACATGGGGAAAGCCCAAGCAGCGTTGCCTTTAATTGAGGTCTCAGGTGTGTTTCATCGCTCAGATGCTATCTATCAAACGCTTCTTGGTCCTGGCAAAGAACAAGCTGAAATGCTTGCCTTGCAGACCGAAGCAGGGGTACTAAAAAATCTTAAGCAGCTCTTTAAGGGGGACATTGAGATCCTTGATGTTCACTACTTGGCGCCAGGTGGTGGTCAATTAATGGTTGCATTGAGAGTACGAAAAATATACGAATGCGAAAAATTATTGGCGAGTATTCGCGACAGTGTTATTGCTTGTCATGCCTTGACTAAGGTAGTTATTATGGTTGATGAAGACACTGATATTCATTCTCCTGAAGACTTGCTATGGGCATTCGCTACGAGATTTCAGCCCAGTCGCGACCTACATATTCAGGGGCGATCAAAAGGCTTCCCGCTTGACCCATCTCAGAGTATGGGCTACCTCGATCCCCATGCACCAATAACTGATAAATATCTAATAGATTTAACGGTGCCAATACAAATGCGCTCTGCATTTATGCGTGTTTAG